A part of Microbacterium atlanticum genomic DNA contains:
- a CDS encoding nitrate reductase subunit alpha, which produces MTPQIGVDGPASDALLSAGRFFTRWDQTADHRAAFLEGGREGDAFYRDRWSHDKVVRSTHGVNCTGSCSWKVYVKDGIITWEAQETDYPSVGPDRPEYEPRGCPRGAAFSWYTYSPTRVRYPYVRGVLLEEYRAAKARGNDPVEAFGEISQNPESRRRYQQARGKGGLVRASWREAVELVAAGYVHTIKEYGPDRVAGFSPIPAMSMVSHCIGTRFTQLVGGVMTSFYDWYADLPVASPQVFGDQTDVPESGDWWDATYLMMWGSNVPVTRTPDAHWMAEVRYRGTKVVTVSPDYADNTKFADEWLPCQAGTDAALAMAMGHVVLKESYVDRRVPFFAEFARQYTDLPHLVRLTERDGAFVPGTFLTAKDLGGGAPEDEWKTVVLDAATGAPRVPNGSMGFRYAASGEGRWNLDLEGVEPALSIADLAAEQQSVEVLLPRFDSADGSGGVLRRGVPATRVGGILVTTVLDLMLAQYGVARNGLPGEWPAGYDDAAAPYTPAWQEEITGVPAQACTRIAREFAANAVESNGRSMIIMGAGICQWFHGDATYRAILALLILTGSMGRNGGGWAHYVGQEKCRPITGWLSLANALDWSRPPRTMIGTAYWYMHTDQWRFDGYSADALASPLAEGNLAGMHTADTIAQSARLGWMPFYPQFDVNPLDLADQADAAVASGEAADAASYVAARLQAGDLQPAIADVDAPENWPRLLTLWRSNLMGSSAKGNEYFLKHLLGTHSNVMASDEASVRPNDVKWRDEIPEGKLDLLVSADFRMTSTTLLSDVVFPAATWYEKHDLSSTDMHPFVHAFTPAIDPPWEARSDFDLFHAIAVEFSAQARTHLGTRRDLVSVPMQHDTPGETSQPGGVVRDWARGDVPGVPGRTMPQFTVVERDYTAIADKLAAVGPLADTLGFTIKNVTYDVSHEVERLAQKNGVMLGGAADGRPAMDTDVKMAEAILALSGTTNGELAAQGFRTLEKRVGKPLADLAEGSEEKRITFAMTQAAPVPVITSPEWSGSETGGRRYAPFTVNIERLKPFHTLTGRMHFYLDHAWMRDLGEALPIYRPPLDLHRLFGEPRLGPDGAQQVVVRYLTPHSKWSIHSEYQDNLFMLSLSRGGPTVWMSPADAAAIGAADNDWVECVNSNGVLVARAIVSHRMPTGVVYVHHAQERTIDVPKSEATGRRGGIHNSVTRLLVKPTHLIGGYAQLSYAFNYLGPTGNQRDMVATVRRRSQEVTY; this is translated from the coding sequence GTGGGAGGCCCAGGAGACCGACTACCCGAGCGTCGGTCCCGACCGCCCCGAGTACGAGCCCCGCGGCTGCCCCCGCGGCGCCGCGTTCTCGTGGTACACCTACTCCCCCACCCGCGTGCGCTACCCGTACGTGCGCGGCGTGCTGCTCGAGGAGTACCGCGCTGCGAAGGCGCGCGGTAACGACCCGGTCGAGGCGTTCGGCGAGATCTCGCAGAATCCCGAGAGCCGTCGGCGCTACCAGCAGGCGCGCGGCAAGGGCGGGCTCGTGCGCGCCTCGTGGCGCGAGGCGGTCGAACTCGTCGCGGCCGGGTACGTCCACACCATCAAGGAGTACGGCCCCGACCGGGTCGCGGGGTTCTCGCCGATCCCCGCGATGTCGATGGTGTCGCACTGCATCGGCACCCGGTTCACGCAGCTCGTCGGCGGCGTGATGACGTCGTTCTACGACTGGTACGCCGATCTGCCGGTCGCGAGCCCGCAGGTGTTCGGCGATCAGACCGACGTTCCCGAGTCGGGCGACTGGTGGGATGCCACCTACCTCATGATGTGGGGGTCGAACGTGCCGGTCACCCGCACTCCCGACGCCCACTGGATGGCCGAGGTGCGCTACCGCGGCACCAAGGTCGTCACGGTGAGCCCGGACTACGCCGACAACACGAAGTTTGCCGACGAATGGCTGCCGTGCCAGGCCGGGACCGACGCCGCGCTCGCGATGGCCATGGGGCACGTCGTGCTCAAGGAGAGCTACGTCGACCGCCGCGTGCCCTTCTTCGCCGAGTTCGCCCGTCAGTACACCGACCTCCCCCACCTCGTGCGCCTCACCGAGCGCGACGGGGCGTTCGTGCCCGGGACGTTCCTCACCGCGAAGGATCTCGGCGGAGGCGCGCCCGAGGACGAATGGAAGACGGTGGTGCTGGATGCCGCGACCGGCGCTCCACGGGTGCCCAACGGCTCGATGGGGTTCCGGTACGCCGCCTCGGGCGAGGGCCGGTGGAACCTCGACCTCGAGGGCGTCGAGCCCGCCCTCTCGATCGCAGACCTGGCGGCGGAACAGCAGTCCGTCGAGGTGCTCCTTCCCCGGTTCGACTCGGCCGATGGCTCGGGCGGCGTGCTTCGCCGGGGCGTCCCCGCCACCCGCGTGGGCGGCATCCTGGTCACCACCGTCCTCGACCTGATGCTCGCCCAGTACGGTGTCGCGCGGAACGGGCTGCCGGGCGAGTGGCCGGCCGGGTATGACGACGCCGCCGCCCCGTACACGCCGGCCTGGCAGGAGGAGATCACCGGCGTCCCGGCGCAGGCGTGCACGCGCATCGCGCGCGAGTTCGCCGCGAACGCGGTCGAGTCGAACGGCCGCTCGATGATCATCATGGGCGCCGGCATCTGCCAGTGGTTCCACGGGGATGCCACGTACCGGGCGATCCTCGCCCTCCTGATCCTCACCGGGTCGATGGGGCGCAACGGCGGCGGCTGGGCGCACTACGTAGGGCAGGAGAAGTGCCGCCCGATCACGGGGTGGCTCTCGCTCGCGAACGCGCTCGACTGGTCCCGCCCGCCCCGCACGATGATCGGTACCGCGTATTGGTACATGCACACCGACCAGTGGCGCTTCGACGGGTACTCGGCCGATGCCCTCGCGTCCCCGCTCGCCGAGGGCAACCTCGCCGGCATGCACACGGCTGACACGATCGCGCAGTCCGCGCGGCTCGGCTGGATGCCGTTCTACCCGCAGTTCGACGTCAACCCGCTCGATCTCGCCGACCAGGCGGACGCGGCGGTGGCGAGCGGAGAGGCCGCCGACGCGGCATCCTACGTCGCGGCCCGTCTGCAGGCCGGCGACCTGCAGCCCGCGATCGCCGACGTCGACGCTCCCGAGAACTGGCCGCGGCTGCTGACGCTGTGGCGCTCGAACCTCATGGGGTCGAGCGCGAAGGGAAACGAGTACTTTCTCAAGCACCTGCTCGGCACGCACAGCAATGTGATGGCGTCCGACGAGGCGAGCGTGCGCCCGAACGACGTGAAGTGGCGGGACGAGATTCCCGAGGGCAAGCTCGACCTGCTCGTGTCGGCCGACTTCCGCATGACCTCGACGACGCTGCTGTCGGACGTCGTCTTCCCGGCCGCGACCTGGTACGAGAAACACGACCTGTCGTCGACCGACATGCATCCGTTCGTGCACGCCTTCACTCCGGCGATCGATCCGCCGTGGGAGGCCCGGAGCGACTTCGACCTGTTCCACGCGATCGCGGTGGAGTTCTCGGCACAGGCACGCACGCACCTCGGCACACGCCGCGACCTGGTCTCGGTGCCGATGCAGCACGACACGCCGGGTGAGACGTCGCAGCCAGGGGGCGTGGTGCGGGACTGGGCGCGCGGCGACGTCCCGGGCGTCCCCGGCAGGACGATGCCGCAGTTCACCGTCGTCGAGCGCGACTACACCGCGATCGCCGACAAGCTCGCCGCCGTCGGGCCGCTGGCGGACACGCTCGGGTTCACAATCAAGAACGTGACGTACGACGTGTCGCACGAGGTCGAGCGGCTCGCGCAGAAGAACGGGGTGATGCTCGGCGGCGCGGCCGACGGGCGCCCCGCCATGGATACCGACGTCAAGATGGCCGAGGCGATCCTGGCGTTGTCGGGCACGACGAACGGCGAGCTCGCCGCGCAGGGCTTCCGCACGCTCGAGAAGCGGGTGGGCAAGCCGCTGGCCGACCTCGCCGAGGGCTCGGAGGAGAAGCGCATCACGTTCGCGATGACGCAGGCGGCGCCCGTGCCGGTGATCACCTCGCCCGAGTGGTCGGGGTCCGAGACCGGCGGGCGCCGGTATGCGCCCTTCACGGTGAACATCGAGCGTCTGAAGCCCTTCCACACGCTCACGGGACGCATGCACTTCTACCTCGACCACGCATGGATGCGCGACCTGGGTGAGGCGCTCCCCATCTACCGCCCGCCGCTGGACCTGCATCGCCTCTTCGGCGAGCCCAGGCTCGGCCCCGACGGCGCGCAGCAGGTGGTCGTGCGGTATCTCACGCCCCACTCGAAGTGGTCGATCCACTCCGAATACCAGGACAACCTCTTCATGCTCTCGCTCTCACGAGGCGGTCCCACCGTGTGGATGAGTCCCGCCGACGCCGCCGCCATCGGCGCCGCCGACAACGACTGGGTGGAGTGCGTGAACTCCAATGGCGTGCTCGTGGCGCGGGCGATCGTGTCGCACCGCATGCCCACGGGCGTTGTGTACGTGCACCACGCGCAGGAGCGCACGATCGACGTGCCGAAGTCCGAGGCGACGGGCCGGCGCGGCGGCATCCACAACTCCGTCACGAGACTGCTGGTCAAGCCCACCCACCTGATCGGCGGCTACGCGCAGCTGTCGTACGCCTTCAACTATCTCGGCCCGACAGGCAACCAGCGCGACATGGTGGCGACGGTGCGCCGCCGGTCGCAGGAGGTGACGTACTGA
- the narH gene encoding nitrate reductase subunit beta, with the protein MRVMAQMGMVMNLDKCIGCHTCSVTCKQAWTNRAGTEYVWFNNVETRPGQGYPRRYEDQEQWRGGWTLNKRGRLALRTGSRLKRLLTIFSSPVQPKLEDYYEPWTYDYETLIDAPLADDFPVARPKSLITGEDTKITWSANWDDDLGGASEMGHLDPIVQRVRRESEDAIKLQFEKTFMFYLPRICEHCLNPSCMASCPSGAIYKRAEDGIVLVDQDRCRGWRQCITGCPYKKIYFNHKTGKAEKCTLCYPRLEVGIPTVCSETCVGRLRYLGLFLYDADRVTEAASTPDPKDLYEAQLDLMLDPDDPEVIAAVRAQGDIPDDWMDAARRSPVYALAKTYRVALPLHPEYRTMPMVWYIPPLSPIVDLLRDQGHDAEAAGTLFGAIEALRIPVEYLAELFTAGDTDIITGVLWRLAAMRSYLRDITLDRERDESIPRAVGMTGESLYAMYRLLAIAKYEERYVIPTAHYERAHELEELGCSLDFDGGPYGNEAGMFGEASGRPVPVAVETFHALKERQTSDAPAGGESLRGRVNLLNWDGNGAPPGLFPPRETGGGADAAPGGSS; encoded by the coding sequence ATGCGTGTGATGGCCCAGATGGGCATGGTGATGAACCTCGACAAGTGCATCGGATGCCACACCTGCTCGGTCACGTGCAAGCAGGCGTGGACGAACCGGGCCGGCACCGAGTACGTGTGGTTCAACAACGTCGAGACCCGGCCGGGTCAGGGCTATCCGCGCCGCTACGAGGACCAGGAGCAGTGGCGAGGAGGCTGGACGCTCAACAAGCGGGGGCGGTTGGCACTCCGCACCGGCAGCCGGCTGAAGCGCCTGCTCACGATCTTCTCGTCACCGGTGCAGCCGAAGCTCGAGGACTACTACGAGCCGTGGACCTACGACTACGAGACGCTGATCGACGCCCCGCTCGCAGACGACTTCCCGGTGGCGCGGCCCAAGTCGCTCATCACCGGCGAAGACACGAAGATCACGTGGTCGGCGAACTGGGACGACGATCTGGGCGGCGCCTCGGAGATGGGGCACCTCGACCCGATCGTGCAGCGCGTGCGGCGCGAGTCGGAAGACGCGATCAAGCTGCAGTTCGAGAAGACGTTCATGTTCTACCTGCCGCGCATCTGCGAGCACTGCCTGAATCCGTCGTGCATGGCGTCCTGCCCGTCGGGCGCGATCTACAAGCGCGCCGAGGACGGCATCGTGCTCGTCGACCAGGATCGCTGCCGTGGCTGGCGCCAGTGCATCACCGGCTGCCCGTACAAGAAGATCTACTTCAACCACAAGACGGGCAAAGCGGAGAAGTGCACGCTGTGCTACCCGCGCCTCGAGGTCGGCATCCCGACGGTGTGCTCCGAGACGTGCGTGGGGCGCCTGCGCTACCTCGGGCTGTTCCTCTACGACGCCGACCGGGTCACCGAAGCGGCGTCGACGCCCGATCCGAAGGACCTCTACGAGGCGCAGCTCGACCTGATGCTCGACCCCGACGACCCCGAGGTGATCGCGGCGGTCAGGGCGCAGGGCGACATCCCCGACGACTGGATGGATGCCGCGCGCCGCTCCCCCGTCTACGCCCTCGCGAAGACCTACCGGGTGGCGCTGCCGCTGCACCCCGAGTACCGCACGATGCCGATGGTCTGGTACATCCCGCCGCTGTCCCCGATCGTCGACCTGCTGCGCGATCAGGGCCACGACGCGGAGGCCGCGGGCACCCTGTTCGGTGCGATCGAGGCGCTGCGCATCCCGGTCGAGTACCTCGCCGAGCTCTTCACCGCGGGCGACACCGACATCATCACCGGGGTGCTGTGGCGGCTCGCGGCGATGCGGTCCTATCTGCGCGACATCACCCTCGACCGCGAGCGCGACGAGTCGATCCCCCGGGCGGTGGGCATGACGGGCGAGTCGCTCTACGCGATGTACCGGCTCCTCGCGATCGCCAAGTACGAAGAGCGCTACGTGATCCCGACCGCGCACTATGAGCGGGCGCACGAGCTCGAGGAGCTGGGCTGCTCGCTCGACTTCGACGGCGGCCCGTACGGCAATGAGGCGGGCATGTTCGGCGAGGCGAGCGGTCGTCCCGTGCCGGTGGCGGTCGAGACGTTCCACGCCCTCAAGGAGCGCCAGACCTCCGACGCTCCCGCCGGCGGGGAGTCGCTGCGGGGCCGGGTGAACCTCCTGAACTGGGACGGCAACGGCGCCCCGCCGGGGCTGTTCCCGCCGCGGGAGACCGGAGGCGGCGCGGATGCCGCGCCGGGAGGATCCTCGTGA
- the narJ gene encoding nitrate reductase molybdenum cofactor assembly chaperone, with protein MNARVVHQAASLCLSYPDDAVLGSAPMIGRALEEAAPRAAASFAPLLAWWAETPAAQVQSVYVDTFDMSRRHALYLSYWTDGDTRRRGAVLADLKRRYREAGLAIDGTGELPDFLPVVLEFARHAPREGTALLQEYRPSLELIRIALGERGSPYAGVVAAVCDTLPGRSPADRQQAMAMAAAGPPRESVGLDAHDPRLLPLQPAGRR; from the coding sequence GTGAACGCCCGGGTGGTCCATCAGGCGGCGTCGCTCTGCCTGAGCTACCCCGACGACGCGGTGCTGGGCTCCGCGCCGATGATCGGGCGGGCGCTGGAGGAGGCGGCGCCGCGGGCCGCGGCATCCTTCGCCCCTCTTCTCGCCTGGTGGGCGGAGACGCCCGCCGCGCAGGTGCAGTCGGTGTACGTCGACACGTTCGACATGTCGCGCCGGCACGCCCTGTACCTGAGCTACTGGACCGACGGTGACACCCGCCGGAGGGGCGCGGTGCTCGCCGACCTCAAGCGCCGGTACCGCGAGGCCGGGCTCGCGATCGACGGCACCGGCGAGCTGCCCGACTTCCTCCCGGTCGTGCTCGAGTTCGCCCGGCATGCGCCCCGCGAGGGGACGGCCCTGCTGCAGGAGTACCGCCCGAGCCTCGAGCTCATCCGCATCGCACTCGGCGAGCGCGGCTCGCCGTACGCCGGCGTGGTCGCCGCCGTGTGCGACACGCTTCCCGGCCGCTCGCCCGCAGACCGCCAGCAGGCCATGGCGATGGCCGCGGCCGGCCCGCCGCGCGAGTCGGTCGGGCTCGACGCACACGACCCGCGGCTCCTGCCGCTCCAGCCGGCCGGGAGACGGTGA
- the narI gene encoding respiratory nitrate reductase subunit gamma, with translation MELFLWGILPYVMVAVLVGGTIWRYRYDQFGWTTRSSQLYESRLLRIGSPLFHFGILVVVIGHVVGLVIPRAWTDALGVSEDMYHLAALGLGTVAGFATLVGVGILIYRRRTTGPVFMATTKNDKTMYVVLVAAIVAGLATTVLSVIGPPHETTYRETVAPWFRSLFVFQPDIAAMSEASLDFQIHTVIGMVLFMIWPFTRLVHAFTAPVHYLFRPYIVYRSRDGRPTTARGIRRGWAPVGTSDRTPDRRAAGPGPTTRKTGGTRR, from the coding sequence ATGGAGCTGTTCCTGTGGGGGATCCTGCCGTACGTCATGGTGGCGGTGCTCGTCGGCGGCACGATCTGGCGCTACCGCTACGACCAGTTCGGGTGGACCACGCGCTCTTCGCAGCTCTACGAGTCACGGCTGCTGCGGATCGGCTCGCCGCTGTTCCACTTCGGCATCCTCGTCGTGGTGATCGGGCACGTCGTCGGCCTCGTCATCCCACGGGCCTGGACCGACGCGCTGGGCGTCTCGGAAGACATGTACCACCTCGCCGCGCTCGGCCTGGGTACGGTCGCGGGCTTCGCGACGCTCGTCGGCGTCGGCATCCTGATCTACCGCCGCCGCACCACCGGACCCGTGTTCATGGCCACGACGAAGAACGACAAGACGATGTACGTGGTGCTGGTCGCCGCGATCGTCGCGGGCCTCGCCACGACCGTCCTGAGCGTCATCGGGCCGCCGCACGAGACGACCTACCGCGAGACGGTGGCGCCGTGGTTCCGCTCGCTGTTCGTGTTCCAGCCCGACATCGCCGCGATGAGTGAGGCGTCGCTCGACTTCCAGATCCACACCGTGATCGGCATGGTGCTGTTCATGATCTGGCCGTTCACACGGCTGGTGCACGCGTTCACGGCGCCGGTCCACTACCTGTTCCGTCCGTACATCGTCTACCGCTCGCGCGACGGGCGGCCGACGACAGCCCGTGGCATCCGCCGCGGCTGGGCGCCCGTCGGCACCAGCGACCGCACCCCGGACCGCCGCGCTGCCGGGCCGGGACCGACCACCCGCAAGACAGGAGGCACCAGACGATGA
- a CDS encoding nitrate/nitrite transporter, producing the protein MTQDATTPAATRTEELPGRTKNLLLALLAFAITFWAWNLVAPLGVQYTAEMGLNPTQASLLIATPVLVGSLGRILTGAFTDRFGGRLMFTILTAASAVPVVLVALAGVWGSYALMLAFGFLLGIAGTTFAIGIPFVNAWYEPAKRGFATGLFGAGMGGTALSAFFTPRMVAWFGYVPTHLIMAGALLVVALIVWLFMRDSPRWKPNTAPVAPKLAAASKLAVTWQMAFLYAVTFGGFVAFSTYLPTYLKEVYGYDLADAGARTAGFAIAAVIARPIGGWLSDRIGPATVLSISLGGAAVMAVVIALKPPPELAAGTAFVLMALALGLGTGAVFTWVAQRAPAEKVGTVTGIVGAAGGLGGYFPPLVMGATYNAETHSYTIGLGLLCLTALVALGFTIFLARRGQRPAS; encoded by the coding sequence ATGACGCAGGATGCCACTACTCCGGCCGCGACCCGGACGGAGGAACTGCCCGGGCGCACCAAGAACCTGCTGCTGGCGCTCCTCGCTTTCGCGATCACGTTCTGGGCGTGGAACCTCGTCGCCCCGCTCGGCGTGCAGTACACGGCGGAGATGGGCCTCAACCCGACACAGGCGTCGCTGCTCATCGCGACGCCGGTGCTCGTGGGATCGCTCGGCCGAATCCTCACCGGGGCCTTCACCGACCGCTTCGGCGGGCGGCTGATGTTCACCATCCTCACCGCGGCCTCCGCCGTGCCCGTCGTCCTCGTCGCCCTCGCCGGCGTGTGGGGGTCCTATGCGCTGATGCTCGCGTTCGGCTTCCTGCTCGGCATCGCGGGCACGACCTTCGCCATCGGCATCCCGTTCGTCAACGCATGGTACGAGCCGGCGAAGCGGGGCTTCGCGACCGGCCTGTTCGGCGCCGGCATGGGCGGCACCGCGCTGTCGGCGTTCTTCACGCCGCGCATGGTGGCGTGGTTCGGCTACGTGCCCACGCACCTCATCATGGCCGGGGCGCTGCTCGTCGTCGCGCTCATCGTGTGGCTCTTCATGAGGGACTCGCCGCGATGGAAGCCCAACACCGCACCGGTCGCGCCGAAGCTGGCCGCAGCCTCGAAGCTCGCGGTGACCTGGCAGATGGCGTTCCTCTACGCTGTGACGTTCGGCGGGTTCGTCGCCTTCTCGACCTACCTCCCCACCTACCTCAAGGAGGTCTACGGGTACGACCTCGCCGACGCCGGCGCCCGCACCGCGGGCTTCGCGATCGCCGCGGTGATCGCCCGGCCGATCGGCGGATGGCTGTCGGACCGCATCGGCCCGGCGACCGTGCTCAGCATCTCGCTCGGCGGCGCGGCGGTGATGGCGGTCGTGATCGCGCTGAAACCGCCACCCGAGCTGGCGGCCGGCACTGCGTTCGTTCTCATGGCGCTCGCGCTGGGTCTCGGCACCGGTGCAGTCTTCACCTGGGTCGCCCAGCGCGCACCGGCGGAGAAGGTCGGCACGGTGACGGGGATCGTCGGTGCGGCCGGAGGGCTCGGCGGCTACTTCCCACCGCTCGTCATGGGCGCCACCTACAACGCCGAGACCCACAGCTACACGATCGGACTCGGCCTGCTGTGTCTCACGGCGCTCGTGGCGCTCGGATTCACGATCTTCCTCGCGCGGCGGGGACAGCGCCCCGCCTCATAG
- a CDS encoding GNAT family N-acetyltransferase, whose product MTRIRPIAPADHDAWLPLWRGYVDFYESELSAEQTALTWHRLLDPQFALHGAVAEDDAGLLVGFVHWLTHPATWSAAPYVYLEDLYVAPATRGAGAGRALIAHVEQWAQEHDAAKVYWLTQETNTTARALYDRVATHTGFVHYEIAVRS is encoded by the coding sequence GTGACCCGGATACGACCGATCGCACCCGCCGACCACGACGCCTGGCTGCCCCTCTGGCGTGGGTACGTCGACTTCTACGAGTCCGAGCTCTCGGCCGAGCAGACCGCGCTGACGTGGCACCGGCTGCTGGATCCGCAGTTCGCTCTCCACGGCGCGGTCGCCGAGGACGACGCCGGGCTCCTCGTCGGCTTCGTCCACTGGCTGACGCACCCGGCCACCTGGTCGGCGGCGCCCTACGTGTATCTCGAGGACCTCTACGTCGCTCCCGCCACGCGCGGTGCCGGCGCCGGACGCGCGCTCATCGCGCACGTCGAGCAGTGGGCGCAGGAGCACGACGCGGCGAAGGTGTACTGGCTCACGCAGGAGACGAACACGACCGCGCGTGCGCTCTACGACCGGGTCGCGACGCACACCGGGTTCGTGCATTACGAGATCGCCGTCCGGTCCTGA
- a CDS encoding isochorismatase family protein, with protein MSKALFIVDVQNDFTEGGALGVQGGDAVARRISEYLVTHAEEYAVIVASRDWHHAEGDNGGHFHPEPDFVDTWPVHCLSGTEGAEYHPELDTSAVTHHVKKGQGAPAYSLFEGTTDEGETVARLLEEHGVVDVDIAGIATDYCVRASALDAIEHGRHVRILTDLVAGVAVESSEAALAEVAHAGAELIESGLAAP; from the coding sequence ATGAGCAAGGCGCTGTTCATCGTGGATGTCCAGAACGACTTCACCGAGGGTGGGGCCCTCGGCGTTCAGGGCGGGGATGCCGTCGCCCGACGCATCTCGGAGTACCTCGTCACCCATGCCGAGGAGTACGCCGTGATCGTCGCGTCCCGCGACTGGCATCACGCCGAGGGTGACAACGGCGGCCACTTCCATCCCGAGCCGGACTTCGTCGACACGTGGCCCGTGCACTGCCTCAGCGGCACGGAAGGCGCGGAGTATCACCCGGAGCTGGACACCTCGGCCGTGACGCATCACGTGAAGAAGGGTCAGGGAGCGCCCGCGTACTCGCTGTTCGAGGGCACCACAGACGAGGGCGAGACGGTCGCCCGCCTGCTGGAGGAACACGGCGTCGTGGACGTCGACATCGCCGGCATCGCGACCGACTACTGCGTGCGAGCGTCGGCGCTGGACGCGATCGAGCACGGCCGGCACGTGCGCATCCTCACAGACCTCGTCGCCGGGGTGGCCGTGGAATCGAGCGAGGCCGCGCTCGCCGAAGTCGCCCACGCCGGCGCCGAGCTCATCGAGTCGGGACTCGCCGCACCCTGA